The Meiothermus sp. genome segment CTCGAGGTCGGCGTGGAGGTCGGGGCCTTGTGGCCCGATGGCTGCCGCCATTTGCTCGATGTGCTTTTGGTAAAAGCGCGGGGCCAGCCACTCCGCGAAGCCCAGCAGCGCCACCACCGCCACCAAGGCCGCCAGCAGGTGGGTCAGGAATAGCCGTGTGAACATCACTCCTCCCGGAAGCGGTAGCCCACCCCGCGCACCGTCTCGATGTAGCGGGGGTTGTCGCCGTCCTCGCCCAGCTTTTTGCGCAGCCCGGCGATATGCACATCCACTACCCGATCCACCCCGGGGAAGTCGCTTCCCCAGACCCGCTCCAACAGGCGCTCGCGGCTCCACACCAACCCGGGGTGCTGGGCTAGGGTCAGGAGTAGGTCGAACTCGAGCTTCGAGAGCGCCAGGGGTTCTCCGGCCAGGTAGGCTTCACGCTCGCGGGGTCGGATCACCAACTCGCCGAAGGCCAGTTCGGCCTTCAGCCCGCTGCGGCGCAGCAAAGCCCGCACTCGAGCTACCACCTCGCGCGGGCTGAAGGGCTTGACCACGTAGTCGTCGGCCCCCAGGTCAAGCCCTCGGATGCGCTCTTCCTCTTCCCCCTTGGCGGTGAGCATCAAAACGGGCAGCTCGGGGTAGTCGCGTCGGAGTTCGCGGGCCACCTCCCAGCCCGAAAGCCGGGGCAGCATCAGGTCGAGCACCACCAGGCTGGCCTGGGGGATCTTCGCCAGTGCTTCTAGCCCGTCTAGGGCCTCTACCACCTCGTAGCCTTCCTGGCGTAGGTAAACACCTAATACCTCGCGGATCACCGGGTCATCATCGACCAGCAGCACACGAGCCACCCCAGCACCTCCAGGTTATCTAGCGAACCGGGTTTTCCGGCCCCCGTCCCCGGTAGGCATCTATAAAAGCCGCCGCCAACGCGGCATCCCAAGTCTCCAAGCGCAACAGCCTGTTCCAGGCAGTGAGCTCGAGGGCCTGACCTAGCCCTTGTCTGGGTACCACCACCAGCCCATCCCACTGGCCGGTAAATAGGCGCTGCCAGTTGCGAATCTGGTTCAAGGCCTCGGTAGGGGGTTGGTCGTAGTAGATCACCACATTACCGTGCTCCAATGCATGCACCAGCTTTTCCTTGGGTTCAGGACGTTGGTAAAAACCAGGGTTTGTCCAGTTGGGCCAGTGCACCCCGGAGGTAGGAGGGTCGATGGCATACTGCACTGGTGAGCCTATATTGATATGGCCCCGCCCGGCATCGGTATGTGTGACCACTCGAGCCTGTAAACCCGGCTTGCCCTGGTCAACCAGCGCGTCAAAACCGGCTGCCGACTGTTGTCCCTGCCACCAAAAAAAACCCCCAAGCAACACCCCCAAGACACCCACCCCTCCCCAGAACCAGAGCATGGGCGAGGGCTTGGGTTGAGCACCGTACCTGGATGCAGTTTTCTTTTTCTTTTTAGGTTGGGTTGCCATCGGATCACCTTGGTTGATTAGCTTAGGGATACTTTAGAATCTCGAGTACCCCATCATCCCACATTTCCCTCAAGCAGCCCCCCATGTAACCTTTCCTTCAGCTTCGGTTAAGCATTCACCCCGCATCCCCTTCAGCTTGACGGAGCATTCTCTAAAGCAGGAGGTAAAACTATGAATCCTATCCTGCGCAACTTGGCCGGACTCGCCCTGGCGGGCGTGCTTGCCGCCTGCGGAACCCAGCCCCAAACCCAGGACTCCCTGACCCAGGCCGATGCCCAGGCCCTCTCCGAAGCAGCCCAGGGCGACCTGCAGCTTACCGGTGCCATGCTGGGGGATGCTAGCGCCGGCGCCTTGAACACCCAGGGTGGGGTGGATAGTCTGGAAGCCCAAGCCCAAGCCTGGGGCCTGCCCCGTCGCATTAGCCTGATTTTGCGCGCGGTGGGCGTTCTGCACCTGCCGCCATCCGGCAGTGGAAACTGCACCCTCAGCACCACCCCCGTTTCACCAACCGATGCCGACGATGACGGCGTGCCGGCTGATGCCACCACCACCTACGATTGCAGCTATACCGGCCCCGGTGGAACCAGCTATAGCCTGAATGGCTCCATCCAGCTCCAGGATACCAACGACAACCAGCCCTACAGCGGCTACAGCGTCATCTTCAACAGTTTCCGATCGCGGGTCAGCAGCAGCAGCCTTTCGGTAGAACGCAACCTGAACGGCAGCTACTCGATGGATAAGCAAGATGCTACCTTGTTCAAAATCAGCAAGAACTACACCCACAGCGTAACCAAGACGGCTCTTAATAACACCTATACCGGCTCACTGGTCTTCAATGTCAGCAAGACCTACGCCCCCGACAACGACGGCGACAGCAACCCCTGGAATGCCGGCACCATCACCGTGGACAAGGCCAGCCCCGGCAGTGCAACCTGGACCCGAAACGGCAACACCCGCAATCTCGTTTGGTACACCGACCCTACCCTGCACTGGAACCGCTCGGTTTGTCAGAATCCTTTAGGTCGGCTAATGAATTTCGACCGTGGGGCCAAGGAGTATGTCTACACCAATCCGGCAAACGAAAAATCAACCCTGCGCATCGAGTTCAGCGCTTGTGGTCAGTTCACCGTAACCCTCAACAGCCAGACCGTGCAGTAAAACGCCTTGCAACGGCCAGACCGCGCAGTAAAACGCCTTGCAACGGCCAGACCGTGCAGTAAAACGCCTTGGCTGCAACCACCCCGGCTCTCCTGGGGTGGTTCTTTTCGTTCTGATACTGCTTAGTGGTCAGGTAACCAGGAAATCGGTATGCACTACTATCCCCTTCAATAAGCCGCACATCGCAACTATGGGCAATCAATGTGCTTCAAAACGTACCGCAAAACAAGTTACCGGTGCACTTAGAGCGCTCTTCACAAAGATCGAACCTCCCAGGGTTAGAAGTCCTTTGTCCCAGACAGAACAGTTGCCGCCCATCCGGGCGGCAACGTCTGTGAAGGACGCGATAAGAAGGTCTTTTTCCCGCCCCTGGAGTGATACCCTTGAGGCAGGAGGTACTTTATGTATGCCCGAACCCATATCGAACAACACTTCACCGGCTCCGAGACCATCCGGGATGTGGTGATCGGCATGTCCGACGGGCTCACGGTGCCGTTTGCGCTGGCAGCCGGGCTATCGGGCGCAGTGGATAATAGTTTTGTGGTCTTGATTGCCGGCATCGCCGAGGTAGCCGCGGGCTCCATTGCTATGGGGTTGGGCGGTTTTCTGGCAGCCCGCAGTGAGTCAGACCACTACAAAGCCGAGCTCGAGCGCGAGTGGCGCGAAGTGCGAGAGCTGCCCGAGAGCGAAACCGAGGAAGTGCGAGCAGTGTTCAGAAGATACGGGCTGGAAGGTGAGCCCCTGGAACAAGCCACCCGGGCCGTCACGGCCAAACCCCAGGCCTGGGTGGATTTCATGATGAAAGAGGAACTGGGCCTGGAAAAACCCAATCCCAAAAGGGCCTTGAGCAGTGCGCTCACCATTGGCGGCGCGTACATTGTGGGGGGAGCCATTCCGCTGATACCGTATGCACTTCGGCTTCCGATGTCGAGTGCGCTCTTGTGGAGCGTGGCAGTAACCCTGGTGGCGCTGGCAGTGTTCGGGGCGGTCAAGGCTCGCTTTACCGGCATCAGTATGTTCAAAGGCGCCTGGCAGACGGCCCTGGTAGGTGGCCTGGCAGCAGGGGTAGCGTTTGCCATAGCGCGGCTGGTGAGCGGGCTCGAGTAGATCCAAAAGCCAAGGTTCACCCTTAAGAACGCCAGGTGCCCATGACCCGGCGCAGCACAACAAGTTCGCCGGTATGGTAGGCGTTGTGAGCAGCGATGATGTGAATTTCGCGCAGAATGTTGTGCCGATACTGGCCGCTGTTCGGCAACGGTGCAAACAGGTCCATAGCCGGATTCTGCACGATTTCGACCAGTGCTTGCCGGTCGGCCATGAACTGCCGGACACTTGCATTCCAGCCTGCAAGATCGGTTGTGGCCTGGGCATGGGGCCAGTAGTCGTCGGGAAAGTGGGGCCAGCGGTATTGATCAGAAGCAATGTAGTCCAGAATGTCTTTCTGGGCCAGGCGCAGGTGCTCGACCAGGTGCCAGAAGGTGTAGGGGCATCCGGGAGGTCGGGTGTTGATGTGCTCCTCGGGAAAATCCGCTACCGCGTCCTCGAAGTCGGCGTGGGCTTGCCGGAGGGTGAGCAGGTTTACCAGTTGGCTGCGGAGTTCGGGGTTGCTCATGTGGGACTCCCATCCCCTTCTAAAACATATAACTCCCTTGCTTCAACCACACTCGCCCAATTATGCTCCGCCCAGCGGCACAGCGGTGCCAACACCTCATGCAGGCTATAGCCCAGAGGGGTGAGGGTATATTCGGTGTGTGGTGGTACTGCTGCATACACTTTGCGGGTGATAAGACCATTTTTCTGAAGATTCCGCAGGGTTTGAGTAAGCATTTTTTGCGAAATTCCCTCGATCAGGTGGAACAGCTCACCGTGCCGCAAGGTTCCCCGTTTGAGGGTATAGATGACGAGTACACTCCATTTGTCGGCCACCATGTCCAGGACTTGGTTTGAAGGACAACGACGACTCAATACATTGGCGATGGAGTTGGGGCGCTCGAGGCTCATATCGATTTTATAGAACTTGCAAGCCCAGTTGTCCATTACGCACCAAATAGTGCCTATAAATCGGCGTTGTTGCAAAAATAAAGAGCTACGCACCCCGTGGTAGCTTGACAACTGATGAAGAAAACAAGCAAAGACCACTATAAGGTGCAGGATTACAGCATCCTGAGCCGTCGTAGGGCAGGTTTATCGGTGAAAATGGAAGTCCATGCCCAAGAACTTTCTGGCAAACGGACGATTGCGGTGGATTCGACGGGGTTGAAAGTCTATGGGGAGGGCGAGTGGAAGGTCAGGCAACATGGAGTGAGTAAACGGCGAACCTGGCGCAAGTTACACCTGGCTATAGACACCAAAACTCCATCAGTGACGATCAGATGATGCCAATCCTGTTGGAGAATATCGAGCCAGAGATTGAAGTTGAGCAGGTCTGTGCCGATGGGGGATATGACCGAGGGGGCAGTTACCAAGCGATTGCTCGGCGCAAGGCTAAAGCCACCATCCCACCGCGAAAGGGAGCCCGAATCTGGCAGCATGGTAACGCTAAAGCCGAAAAGCTGGATCGAGACCAAAACCTCAGACGCATCCGTAAAGTCGGTAGAAAGCAATGGAAGAAGAAATCGGGCTATGATCAGCGAACTAAGGCTGAAACCGCTATGTTTCGCTACAAACGAATCATTGGCCATCAACTCTCAAATCGTCTTTTACAAAACCAGATCGTCGAAATGAAGCTGGGAGCGAAAACCCTAAACACCATGAGCGCTGTGGGGATGCCGGACAGCTTCAAAGTATCAGCCTGAACTTACGAACCTGGAGGACGGATACCTATTTATGCAACAAAGCCTTTGTAAACTGTCTTTTTTGAATCCGCTATAAGTGGTCGCGAACTTCCTACAGGCCTTCTCATGTCGGGCCATCTGACCCAGGATTACATTTTCTGTACGCAGACTCTGTTGGATTCACAAACAGGCGCAAACCCCTCGAGATCGCCTTGGTCATGGCGCTGACCGATGGTATCTATTTTGAGACTACTTGAGCAAAATCCTTCCGTCCAGTGGTGGAATCGTTATTCTGGTCACGGTAGCCCCATTATTCACGCCAGGATCCTGGGTGCCTTGAAGGGCTTTGAAGGTACCGCCTAAGTCTACGGTGATGGTTTGGGTTTTGCTCGAGTTGAGCAAGGCGATGCCGTTGTCAAAATCTCGTCGCCACACCGGCGAGCCGGAGGCAATGGGTGCTCCGGCTGTCCTTGGATAACCCAAATTGATGTCATATTCATCGAAGTAGGTGTAGTATTTCCAGCCCCCGTGCAGGAAGCTACCCCCAGACATTAGCGCAGCAGCCAATCCAAAGCGCATGGCCTGCAGGGTCTGGTAAGCTTTATCAGAATTAGGTGATTCGTCGGCGACAATTTTATTGGGCACCAGCGTAAAGCAGCCGGTATCCCGACACCAGGCCCGGTAGCGCTGCACGAACTCTTCAAAGCTGAGCCAATACTCGCCCTGGCTGAGGGCCTCGAGGTCAGTTTCAAATTCCATGCCATCTATGCTCTCGAGGTAGGAATAAGCCTTACCCTGGCGGTCGCGCAAGGGGCCGGTATTTCCGTTGAGATGAAAGCGGTCCGGGTAACCAGCAACGGAATTGGCCGTCAATATAGCGTTGGGCATAACTGCGCGCAGCTTTTGTAGAAACTCAATGCGGCCCATCTCAAAGGCCCGGTCGCGTTCTTGTACGGGATCCGCACGCCCATCGAGGTCGAGATCGAGCAGGTCTTTATCCGGCATGTAGGGCCCGTATACATAGCTGAAGCCGCGCCAGGTGCTATCCATGAAAGCCCCATCAAACAGCAGCAAATCTTCGCGCCAGACCCGGTAGTGCAGCTGCACCAGCAAGTCTACGGTGGCCGGATTGGCTAGGTTAAAGACCGGATAGTCACCAAAGGCATAGGCGATTTTACCGCTGGCGGTTCGCACGAAGACCTTACGGTAGAGTTGGGGATCGCTGGGATCATTATCGGCAGCCTCGAGGGCTGCACACATGCTCTGGGTACAACCATAGGTGCTGAAGTACTGGGTAAGCAGCTTGAGGTGGGGATTGCGTTTACGGGCCTCGGTCAGCACCCTGGTGTCGAAAGGCACCCGGCCCTCACCCGGGTGGATATTCAGAATAAACACACTGAGTTTCAAGAGCTTTTCGAGCGTCAGTTCACTCCAGTTGCCCCATCTGGGCCACCATAACGTAAATAGTCGCGGATAGGGAGGGTTGTAGGGCTGTAGCACCCGGTAGTTTACCTGACGGGTTAGCGCGTAGGGCTGGGTCGGATTACTTCGAGGAGCCGCCTTCACGAAAAAGCGGTGGGGTTGGTCGGGTTGTAACGCCACCGTGAAGCGATGGGTAAGGCCATCGCTGTAGCTGGCGGAAAGGCTCATTTCAGCAAAGGGTTTATCGCTGGTATCGGCGCGAACCAGCGCGGGTTCTTGGGTAGTGACACTAAAGGTGATGGAGTTGGCGCCTGCAGGTAGCAAGCGGCTGAAGGGGGTTATAGGGGAGAGCCTGGGATCGGCAGGCTCGGTCAGCGGCTCGGGGGCTATTGGAGGCGCTTCAGGGTTTGGGGCTTTGCATGCAGCTGTACCAAGCATAAACCCAGCAGCCAGCAATCCCATCGTGCTGATTCGAATAAAACGCAGCAAACGCTGCAACTGGGTAAAAACAAGATAGCTCGTAACTTTTGCTCGTGTATACATGATATTTATCGTCTAATTCTTCCTGGATATTGCCTTTAGGGCTTAGAGCTTGGTTAATATCTTTTGAAGATATTCTAATTCCTGCTGCTCTGCTGCCTGGTCTTCTGGCTCGCCCGGACTACCCGCTTAGCCCGGCCCCACGGTTCGTCGCCCTCAAATTCCCTCCACACCGAAACGACGGTATCGGGCCAGGCGGCCCTAAACCCGTCCATCAAACCCACAGTCCACCAGAATCAGGTAGCCCCCGCACTTAACATGAGCGCGAAACCTGCGTTTGAGCATTGATACATAGAAGAAGCCGCTGCTCGAGACCACTCTCAGGATGATCTGGCTTTGTGTCTCCACCGCATAGCTCTATTCACCACGCTCCGAGAGGGTCGACCCAGCCGGGCTTGAAAGTGGGCGCTGGTTTGGATGAGGCGAAATTCCGTGAGGTCTAAGTGCGCCCACATTAGATTTTTGTGGTGACGGTCTCGGTGAAAGAAGTGGCCGGTCTTTAAAGCGGCGCAGCTTATGGGCTCCCCTTTTCGGGTAGAGCAAATTCCTAACGTTGTTGTACTTATGTTGCGCCACATCCGGAAGATGCGCGAGACGACAACGCGGAGAGTGTTGGGTTGCTGCTCGAGGCGCAGTTGCCCAATCTCCTGGTGAGTACGCATGTCACAAAGCTATCGTGGAGATACTTGATACCACGGCCTCCTCCACCACCCCAGGCTCAGCGGTAACCGCCGGTTCATCTCATTGAATCCGAAATTGGCGCAAAAAACGTGCCCAGCTTGGTTTTTGCTACCAATTCCTGCAGTAAAATATTGAGCAGACCGCGAAAGCTATTTGCGGGGCCGCTTGATGGTCTCGATGTGGGCCCCGTTGTGCAGCACGGCGGTAAAAAGCTCCCACAGGGGTACAGCCAGCTCGGGCTCGGTGGTGAGTTCGCTAAAGCGAAAATAGGCTGCGTCGCCCGAAGGCAGCACAAAGGTGGGCGTGCCGAATACCCCCAGCTCCCCGGCCTGCTCCAGGTCGCGGGCGAGCTCGAGCCGCCGGTTTTCCTCGTCTTCCAGGTCGGCCATGAAGCGCTCCAGATCCAGGCCGGCCCGGTCTACGGCCTCCACAAAGGTTTGGTCGTCGCCCAGTGACCGCCGATCCTGGTGGCGCAGCCGAAACAGCTCGAGGGCAAAGCGCAGGTGGGCCGACTTCCCCTGTTGACGGGCCGCATGCGAGGCCAGAAAGGCCCGCAGGGACTTGGGGCCCTCCAGCGGCTGCTCGGCCAGCTTCCAGACCGGGGCGCTCTGCGGCAGACCCTGGTTTTCCGGGTGGTTGCCCTGCTCCAAGCTGTAGTGCCGCAGCTCCAGCTCCAGGCCCATTTGGGGGGCCACCACATGAATCAGCTCGAGGCCCCGCCAGGCGAAGGGGCACAGGTAGTCGAGGTACAGCGTAACGGTCTGCATCGTCAATATCCAAAATACTCGTAGGTGTAGGGGCCCTCCAGGCCCAGCATCAGGTCGAGGTTCTGCACCGCGGCCCCCGAAGCGCCCTTGCCCAGGTTATCGAATCGAGCTACCAGGAGGGCCTGCTCGCGCGCGGGGTTCTCGAAGACGAAGAGCTCGAGCAGGTTGGTACCGTTGAGGGCCTGGGGGTCCAGTACCGGGTGGTGCGCCCCGTAGGTCTCCAAAGGCATCACCCGCACAAAGCGCTGACCGCGGTAGCGCTCAACCAGGGCCTCATGCAGCTCGGCCCCGCTGACTTTTTGGGGCAGGGCCCAAAGGTGGATGGGGATAAAGTCCAGCATGCCCTGCCGAAAGCGCCCCACTGCCGGTGTGAAGATGGGGGGGTGCTCGAGGCCCGAGTAGAGGGTCATCTCGGGGATGTGTTTGTGGGTCAGCTCGAGGCCATAGGCCCGGTAGTCGCCGGCCAGCCGGTGCTCTCCCCTTCCTTCCATGGCTTCTATCAGTTGCCGCCCACCCCCCGAGTACCCCGAGATGGCATTCACCGAGGCCGCAAAGCGCCTGGGCAACAGCCCAGCGTCTATCAGGGGCCGCAACAGGGCAATCACGCCGGTGGGGTAGCAGCCGGGGTTGGAAACCAGGCGAGCCCGGCGAATATGTTCGGGTTGCGCAGGGGTTAGCTCCGGAAACCCATACACCCAGCCCTCGTCCACCCGGTGGGCCGAACTCGCGTCCAGAATGCGGGTCTCGGGGTTCTCCAGCATCCCCACCGCGGCTTTGGCCAGGTCGTCGTGCAAGCAGAGGATGGCCACATCCACCGCGTTTAATAGCCGCTTGCGCTCAGACTCATCCTTGCGCTTAGCAGGGTCAATGGAAACCAGTTCGATATCGCCGCGGCGCTGCAAGCGCGCCCGAATCTGTAGGCCGGTGGTGCCCGCTTCGCCATCAATAAACACGGTGGGTTTTTTCATGTTCTTTCCCGCCAAAAGTCAGCTATGTGAAATGTTCAACTTGACGTATGCCTCAGGTTTCAGGTCAACCGCGAACCCCGCCCTTATCGAAGGGCCAGCCGACTTTCGAAGGCAGGGGGGCTCATCGGGGTTTACACCCAGTTCCAAGAGCATGGCTCTCAGGCGAAAAACCACCGCCAGGGGCGATTCTTTTCGCGGCTAACCGACCAGCTTGCGAACAGAGTTCGAAAAGACCCACCTCTCTAGCTTAGCAAATGGTAAAGCAGCGCTTTCTGCGCGTGCAGGCGGTTTTCGGCCTGATCGAAGACGCGCGATTTCTTGTGCAGGGTGGCCTCCTCCACCACCTCCTCGCCGTAGTGAGCAGGCAGGCAGTGCAAGAAGATGCCATCGGGGTCAATCAGGTCGAGCATGGCCGGGTTCACTTGAAAACCGGCGAAGTCTTTGATTTTGCGCTTCTGGCTGGCCTCGGCCTCCTGGCCCATCGAGACCCAGACGTCGGTGTAAAGCACCTGGGCCCCTTCGGCAGCAGCGCGGGGGTCGTGGGTCAGGGTGATATCGGCTCCTAGCTTGAGGGCCTCCATGTAGATAATCGCGTTGGGCTCATAGCCGCGCGGGGTCGCGATGGTGAGCTTGACCCCCGACAGCACCGCACACTGGATATGGGCGTTGGCCATGTTGTTGCCATCGCCGATGTAGGCCACCTTGAGCCCCCGCGTATCCGGGAAGGTTTCCTCGATGGTCTGGTAGTCGGCCAGCAGTTGTACAGGGTGCAGCAGGTCGGAAAGACCGTTGATGACGGGCTTGGAGGAGTATCGGGCCAGCTCCTCGAGGGTGGAGTGCAGATAGACCCGGGCCATAATGCCCTCCACCCAGCGTTCCAAGTTCAGGGCAATATCGCGCACCGGCTCGCGGGTACCCAGGCCAATTTCGGCGTTGGTCAGGTTGACCGCGTGACCCCCCAGCTGGTTCATGGCCACCTCGAAGGTGGTTCGGGTGCGCAGGCTGGGCTTTTCGAAGATCATGGCTAAGGTCTGGCCCTCGAGGGGCCGCAACCCCTTGAACGCTCCCCGCTTCATGGCATGGGCCGTATCGAGCACTGCGCGGTATTCAGCCGGCGACAGGTCGAGATTCGAGAGAAAATCGCGGCCTTTCAGGCTGGAAACTGGCTTTATTGCTTCAACCACAGGTTGCCTCCGGGAATGCCTGATGCGCATAAAAACGCAGGCATGGGGTTTGATTATACAGGTTGGGAATATTCTGGCAAAAAATCAGATGGTCTCGAGAGCCACCTCGACCATCTGATTGAAGGTCTCCTGTCTTTCTTGTGGCGTTGTTTTCTCACGGGTAATCAGATGGTCGCTGATGGTCAGGATACACAAAGCTTGCACCGCAAACTTGGCCGCCAGGGTGTAAAGCCCTGCGGCCTCCATTTCAACCGCCAGCACCCCAAATTGCGCCCAGATTTTGTAAGCGTCGGGCTGGTCGTGATAGAAGGTGTCGGTCGAAAGCACATTGCCCACCCGCACCGACATCCCCCTGGCTTTTGCATGGTCGTAGGCTCGCCGCATGAGCTCAAAGTCGGCAATGGGGGCATAGTTCTGACCGGCAAAGCGCAGGTTGTTGATGGAGGAATCGGTGCTGGCCGCCTGGGCTATAACCAGATCCCGCAGTCTGAGGTGCTCCGTAATGGCCCCCGCCGTACCTACCCGAATGAGGGTCTTGCAACCATAAAACTGAATGAGCTCGTGGATGTAGATGCTGGCCGAGGGGATGCCCATTCCGGTGCCCTGTACGCTAACCCGTTTTCCCTTGTAGGTTCCGGTATAGCCAAACATGTTGCGTACCTGGTTATAGAGCACTGGATTTTCCAGAAAGTTCTCGGCAATGTACTTGGCCCGCAAGGGGTCTCCCGGCAGCAGGATGGCTTCGGCAATGGCACCGGACGGAGCGGAGATGTGTGGCGTCATGTCTGTACTTTATCGTTTAGAGCAGATACCGTACATGGCTGCGGTTCGCCGGCTCGGAACCAAAGGTGGGCAAAGACCCCCGTATTTCCGCATTATTCGTCGGCCCAGTCCCCAAAGCCCTGATTATCGGACTGGCGCAGGATGGCGAGTTCAAACTGGGTGGGGTTCTGAGCATACAGGCGGGCCGTCTGGTAGTCCACCCGGCCCTTGTTGTACAGGGAGAGCAGGTTTTCGTCGAAGCTCTGGTAGCCTTCCAGGCCCTGTTCGCGCAAAACCTCGCGCAGGCGGTCGGTCTGGCTGGGCTGCTTGAGGGCCTCGCGGATCCGGGGGGTCATGGTGATGACCTCGGTCACGGGCACCCGCTCGCCATCGGTGGTGGGTACCAGGCGTTGGTGGATGATGCCCAGGAGGCTTTCGGCCAGCAGCACCCGGTTGATGTTGCGCTCTCCCTGGCTGAAGAGCTCGAGCATCCGGTTCAGCACGCTGCTGCTGTCGCTGGACACAAAGGTCGAGAGCACCAGGTGGCCGGTATAGACCGCATTGAGCACCGCCGAGGCAGTGGCCGGGTCGCGGATCTCGCCTATCACAATCACATCGGCATTCTGGCGCATGGCAGCCAGCAGGGCTTTTTCGTAGGAAACCGCATCGGAACCAATTTCGCGCTGGATCACAGCCGAGCGCTTGGGGCGGTGCAGGTATTCGATGGGGTCCTCGACGGTGACGATGACACGGGTGTGGTGGGTATTAATCTCGTCTACCAGACGGGCCAGGGTAGTGGATTTGCCGGCACCTATGGGCCCCGTGACCAGCACCAGGCCCCGGCGCTGGTCGCGGAAGAACTCGAGGTACGCCGCGTCCAGGCTCACCTTGCTGAGGTCTTTGTCCTCGCTGCTCAGGGTATGCAGCACCGCACTGATAGAACCCCGCTGGTAAAAGAGGTTCACCCGTAGCCGGGTCAGGCCCGGCAGGCTATAAGCCACATCCACCTGACGAAAGGTGTGCAGGCGGGCTTGTTGTTGGGGTGTACACAGTTTCTCGACCAGGCTGGTGGTGAACTCCGGGGTGATGGCACTCTGGGTGATGGTTCTGAGTTCGCCCCCGATACGGGCCAGCACCGGCATTCCAGCATGCAGGTGGATGTCCGAGGCACCTTTATGCACAAGCAGGGTGAGCATTTCTTCAAAATGCATAGGCAATCAAGAGGAAGCCTATCATCTTTGCTGTCGCCCTGAGGCTGTTTGCAAACCGTAGAGCGTTACGGATCTTGCTACCCTTTTTGTTTTGGGGCCATACACGCAGGTCTTTTGGGGCTTGATAAGGAGAGATAGCGCATATAAAAACTCCCCTTGCGGGGAGTGGATGGTTTTTTGAAAAGCTCAGTCGAAGGAAAGGGCATTGTCCAGCCGGGCCACCGGACGACCGGTGATACGCTGCACGGCCTCGGGGATCAGGGGCAGGATGACCTCGAGCGAATCCTTGCACCCCTGGGGGCCACCCGGCAAGTTAACGATCAGGGTTTTGCCCCGCACACCGGCCACCCCTCTGGAAAGAGCAGCCAAGGGGTTTCTTTTGTAGGTCTCCATACGGATGAGTTCGGCAATGCCCGGAGCTTCTTTTTCCAGCATGTCGCGGGTGGCCTCGGGCACGTGGTCGCGGCTGCTCAGGCGGATGCTGCCGCTAGTCAGGATCAAATCCAGGCCGTCCCGGTCTGTCCACAAGCGCAGCATGCGCTTGATCTGGGCAGGCTCGTCGGGGATAATCTCATAGTTGGTAATTTCGTAGGGGCCAAAGGCTAGGGTTTCGCGCATCACCGCGTAGGCGCGGTCTTCGACCTCGCCACGGGCCTCGCGGTCGGATATGGTGAGGATGCCGACTCGAATCATTTGCCATCCAGTTTAGACCACAAAAATGATAGTTTTAGG includes the following:
- a CDS encoding response regulator transcription factor, with amino-acid sequence MARVLLVDDDPVIREVLGVYLRQEGYEVVEALDGLEALAKIPQASLVVLDLMLPRLSGWEVARELRRDYPELPVLMLTAKGEEEERIRGLDLGADDYVVKPFSPREVVARVRALLRRSGLKAELAFGELVIRPREREAYLAGEPLALSKLEFDLLLTLAQHPGLVWSRERLLERVWGSDFPGVDRVVDVHIAGLRKKLGEDGDNPRYIETVRGVGYRFREE
- a CDS encoding DUF3105 domain-containing protein; amino-acid sequence: MLWFWGGVGVLGVLLGGFFWWQGQQSAAGFDALVDQGKPGLQARVVTHTDAGRGHINIGSPVQYAIDPPTSGVHWPNWTNPGFYQRPEPKEKLVHALEHGNVVIYYDQPPTEALNQIRNWQRLFTGQWDGLVVVPRQGLGQALELTAWNRLLRLETWDAALAAAFIDAYRGRGPENPVR
- a CDS encoding VIT1/CCC1 transporter family protein — protein: MYARTHIEQHFTGSETIRDVVIGMSDGLTVPFALAAGLSGAVDNSFVVLIAGIAEVAAGSIAMGLGGFLAARSESDHYKAELEREWREVRELPESETEEVRAVFRRYGLEGEPLEQATRAVTAKPQAWVDFMMKEELGLEKPNPKRALSSALTIGGAYIVGGAIPLIPYALRLPMSSALLWSVAVTLVALAVFGAVKARFTGISMFKGAWQTALVGGLAAGVAFAIARLVSGLE
- a CDS encoding DinB family protein, producing the protein MSNPELRSQLVNLLTLRQAHADFEDAVADFPEEHINTRPPGCPYTFWHLVEHLRLAQKDILDYIASDQYRWPHFPDDYWPHAQATTDLAGWNASVRQFMADRQALVEIVQNPAMDLFAPLPNSGQYRHNILREIHIIAAHNAYHTGELVVLRRVMGTWRS
- a CDS encoding helix-turn-helix domain-containing protein; its protein translation is MSLERPNSIANVLSRRCPSNQVLDMVADKWSVLVIYTLKRGTLRHGELFHLIEGISQKMLTQTLRNLQKNGLITRKVYAAVPPHTEYTLTPLGYSLHEVLAPLCRWAEHNWASVVEARELYVLEGDGSPT
- a CDS encoding putative glycoside hydrolase, translated to MSLSASYSDGLTHRFTVALQPDQPHRFFVKAAPRSNPTQPYALTRQVNYRVLQPYNPPYPRLFTLWWPRWGNWSELTLEKLLKLSVFILNIHPGEGRVPFDTRVLTEARKRNPHLKLLTQYFSTYGCTQSMCAALEAADNDPSDPQLYRKVFVRTASGKIAYAFGDYPVFNLANPATVDLLVQLHYRVWREDLLLFDGAFMDSTWRGFSYVYGPYMPDKDLLDLDLDGRADPVQERDRAFEMGRIEFLQKLRAVMPNAILTANSVAGYPDRFHLNGNTGPLRDRQGKAYSYLESIDGMEFETDLEALSQGEYWLSFEEFVQRYRAWCRDTGCFTLVPNKIVADESPNSDKAYQTLQAMRFGLAAALMSGGSFLHGGWKYYTYFDEYDINLGYPRTAGAPIASGSPVWRRDFDNGIALLNSSKTQTITVDLGGTFKALQGTQDPGVNNGATVTRITIPPLDGRILLK
- a CDS encoding DsbA family protein; translation: MQTVTLYLDYLCPFAWRGLELIHVVAPQMGLELELRHYSLEQGNHPENQGLPQSAPVWKLAEQPLEGPKSLRAFLASHAARQQGKSAHLRFALELFRLRHQDRRSLGDDQTFVEAVDRAGLDLERFMADLEDEENRRLELARDLEQAGELGVFGTPTFVLPSGDAAYFRFSELTTEPELAVPLWELFTAVLHNGAHIETIKRPRK
- the argC gene encoding N-acetyl-gamma-glutamyl-phosphate reductase, which gives rise to MKKPTVFIDGEAGTTGLQIRARLQRRGDIELVSIDPAKRKDESERKRLLNAVDVAILCLHDDLAKAAVGMLENPETRILDASSAHRVDEGWVYGFPELTPAQPEHIRRARLVSNPGCYPTGVIALLRPLIDAGLLPRRFAASVNAISGYSGGGRQLIEAMEGRGEHRLAGDYRAYGLELTHKHIPEMTLYSGLEHPPIFTPAVGRFRQGMLDFIPIHLWALPQKVSGAELHEALVERYRGQRFVRVMPLETYGAHHPVLDPQALNGTNLLELFVFENPAREQALLVARFDNLGKGASGAAVQNLDLMLGLEGPYTYEYFGY